A genome region from Stenotrophomonas maltophilia includes the following:
- a CDS encoding valine--tRNA ligase: MTQLASSYDPKSFETDLYEAWEKAGHFKPSGTGEPYTILLPPPNVTGTLHMGHAFQQTLMDALVRYHRMRGYDTLWQVGTDHAGIATEMVVSRNLALEGKGETRDSLGREGFIGKVWEWKQQSGDTIERQMRRLGTSADWSRSTFTMDPQPSAAVNEAFVRWYEQGLIYRGQRLVNWDPVLKTAISDLEVESAEEDGFLWSIAYTLDEGLSYEHVERDADGVETLRETRDYLVVATTRPETLLGDTAVMVHPEDERYAHLIGKSVVLPLTGRRVPVIADDYVDRAFGTGVVKVTPAHDFNDYEVGVRHGLPMINLFTPVAALNENAPERFQGLDRYAARKAVLAELEDLGILVETKAHKLQVPRGDRTGQVIEPYLTDQWFVKMDDLAKRGLELVEDGSIAFVPPNWINTYRHWMNNIQDWCISRQLWWGHRIPAWFDEATGNCYVGRSEDEVRAKNNLGSDVVLNQESDVLETWFSSQLWPFSTLGWPNEQAMAERGFDRYLPSSVLITGFDIIFFWVARMIMATDNLVGKIPFKDVYFTGLIRDGQGQKMSKSKGNVLDPLDIIDGITIDDLVAKRTGGLMQPKMVEKIEKATRKEFPDGIAAHGADALRFTIAALATHGRDIKFDMNRAEGYKNFCNKLWNASRFALMNTEGAAFTGVPKPRTDAERWILARLAATTAEAQGHFAAYRFDLLAQCLYEFAWNAFCDWFLELSKPALNGADAADAESTRHTLLYVLEALLRLLHPLTPFITEQLWQQLAPRLGLAETTLSLRPYPTAAEFEGDFAQAEADVEWLKAVISAVRRVRSELNVAPSKLVPLRLQAGLEQDRLRIERFSASLSFLLKLDSIQWLAEGESAPPAAAAIVGELKLLVPLEGLVDLDAERVRLDKEIARVDAEKEKSETKLARFTDKVPPAVVEQERVRLADWNTQLAGLREQRAKL; this comes from the coding sequence ATGACCCAACTCGCCTCCAGCTACGACCCGAAGTCCTTCGAGACCGACCTCTACGAGGCCTGGGAGAAGGCCGGCCACTTCAAGCCGTCCGGCACGGGCGAGCCGTACACCATCCTGCTGCCGCCACCGAACGTGACCGGCACGCTGCACATGGGCCATGCGTTCCAGCAGACGCTGATGGATGCACTTGTGCGCTACCACCGCATGCGCGGCTACGACACGCTGTGGCAGGTCGGTACCGACCACGCCGGCATCGCCACCGAAATGGTGGTCAGCCGCAACCTGGCGCTGGAAGGCAAGGGCGAGACCCGTGATTCGCTGGGCCGCGAAGGCTTCATCGGCAAGGTCTGGGAGTGGAAGCAGCAGTCCGGCGACACCATCGAACGCCAGATGCGCCGCCTCGGCACCTCCGCCGACTGGTCGCGCAGCACCTTCACCATGGACCCGCAGCCGTCGGCCGCGGTGAACGAAGCCTTCGTGCGCTGGTACGAGCAGGGCCTGATCTACCGCGGCCAGCGCCTGGTCAACTGGGACCCGGTGCTGAAGACCGCCATTTCCGACCTGGAAGTGGAGAGCGCCGAGGAAGATGGCTTCCTGTGGTCGATCGCCTACACGCTGGATGAAGGCCTGAGCTACGAGCACGTCGAGCGCGATGCCGACGGCGTGGAAACCCTGCGCGAAACCCGCGACTACCTGGTGGTCGCCACCACCCGCCCGGAAACCCTGCTGGGCGATACCGCGGTGATGGTCCACCCGGAAGATGAGCGCTACGCCCATCTGATCGGCAAGAGCGTGGTGCTGCCGTTGACCGGCCGCCGCGTGCCGGTGATCGCCGACGACTACGTGGACCGTGCGTTCGGCACCGGCGTGGTCAAGGTCACCCCGGCGCACGATTTCAACGACTATGAAGTGGGCGTGCGCCACGGCCTGCCGATGATCAACCTGTTCACCCCGGTGGCGGCGCTCAACGAGAACGCACCGGAGCGTTTCCAGGGCCTGGACCGCTACGCAGCGCGCAAGGCCGTGCTGGCCGAGCTGGAAGACCTGGGCATCCTGGTCGAGACCAAGGCGCACAAGCTGCAGGTGCCGCGCGGCGACCGTACCGGCCAGGTGATCGAGCCGTACCTGACCGACCAGTGGTTCGTGAAGATGGACGACCTGGCCAAGCGTGGCCTGGAACTGGTCGAGGACGGAAGCATCGCCTTCGTGCCGCCGAACTGGATCAACACCTACCGCCACTGGATGAACAACATCCAGGACTGGTGCATCAGCCGCCAGCTGTGGTGGGGCCATCGCATTCCGGCGTGGTTCGACGAAGCCACCGGCAACTGCTACGTCGGTCGCAGCGAAGACGAAGTGCGCGCGAAGAACAACCTCGGCAGCGACGTGGTGCTGAACCAGGAAAGCGACGTGCTGGAGACCTGGTTCTCCTCGCAGCTGTGGCCGTTCTCCACCCTGGGCTGGCCAAACGAGCAGGCCATGGCCGAGCGTGGCTTCGACCGCTACCTGCCGTCGTCAGTGCTGATCACCGGCTTCGACATCATCTTCTTCTGGGTGGCGCGCATGATCATGGCCACCGACAACCTGGTCGGGAAGATCCCGTTCAAGGACGTCTACTTCACCGGCCTGATCCGCGACGGCCAGGGCCAGAAGATGTCCAAGAGCAAGGGTAACGTGCTTGACCCGCTGGACATCATCGACGGCATCACCATCGACGACCTGGTCGCCAAGCGCACCGGCGGCCTGATGCAGCCGAAGATGGTGGAGAAGATCGAGAAGGCCACCCGCAAGGAATTCCCGGACGGCATCGCCGCCCATGGTGCCGACGCGCTGCGCTTCACCATCGCCGCGCTGGCCACCCACGGCCGCGACATCAAGTTCGACATGAACCGCGCCGAGGGCTACAAGAACTTCTGCAACAAGCTGTGGAACGCCAGCCGCTTCGCCCTGATGAACACTGAAGGCGCGGCCTTCACCGGCGTGCCCAAGCCGCGCACCGATGCCGAGCGCTGGATCCTCGCGCGCCTGGCGGCCACCACCGCCGAAGCGCAGGGCCATTTCGCCGCCTACCGCTTCGACCTGCTGGCGCAGTGCCTGTACGAGTTCGCCTGGAACGCGTTCTGCGACTGGTTCCTGGAACTGAGCAAGCCGGCCCTGAACGGTGCCGACGCCGCCGATGCTGAAAGCACCCGCCACACCCTGCTGTACGTGCTGGAAGCGCTGCTGCGCCTGCTGCACCCGCTGACCCCGTTCATCACCGAACAGCTGTGGCAGCAGCTGGCCCCGCGCCTGGGCCTGGCCGAAACCACGCTGTCGCTGCGCCCGTACCCGACCGCGGCCGAGTTCGAAGGCGATTTCGCCCAGGCCGAGGCCGACGTGGAATGGCTGAAGGCGGTGATCAGTGCGGTGCGCCGCGTGCGCAGCGAACTGAACGTCGCCCCATCCAAGCTGGTGCCGCTGCGCCTGCAGGCCGGCCTGGAACAGGACCGCCTGCGCATTGAACGCTTCAGCGCCTCGCTGTCGTTCCTGCTGAAGCTGGACAGCATCCAGTGGCTGGCCGAAGGTGAAAGCGCACCGCCGGCCGCCGCCGCAATCGTGGGTGAACTGAAGCTGCTGGTGCCGCTGGAAGGCCTGGTCGATCTCGACGCCGAGCGCGTGCGCCTGGACAAGGAAATCGCCCGCGTCGATGCCGAAAAGGAAAAGAGCGAGACCAAGCTGGCCAGGTTCACCGACAAGGTGCCACCGGCGGTGGTCGAGCAGGAACGCGTGCGACTGGCCGACTGGAATACCCAACTGGCCGGCCTGCGCGAGCAGCGCGCGAAGCTGTAA
- a CDS encoding DNA polymerase III subunit chi — MPRADFYLIAKPRFLTEPLRLVCELARKANDAGLFTLVLARDQAQAEELDELLWAFDNDAYIPHQIAGEDMDEEEALVLIAVPGTGAPARPLVINLRDEPWLGQCERVLEVVPADPEAREPLRERWRQYKAAGYDLNKHDM, encoded by the coding sequence ATGCCCCGCGCCGACTTCTACCTGATCGCCAAGCCCCGCTTCCTGACCGAGCCACTGCGCCTGGTCTGCGAGCTGGCACGCAAGGCCAACGACGCCGGGTTGTTCACCCTGGTGCTGGCCCGCGACCAGGCCCAGGCCGAAGAGCTGGACGAGCTGCTGTGGGCCTTCGACAACGATGCCTACATCCCGCACCAGATCGCCGGCGAAGACATGGACGAGGAAGAGGCCCTGGTGCTGATCGCCGTACCAGGCACCGGCGCGCCGGCACGCCCGCTGGTGATCAACCTGCGCGATGAGCCCTGGCTGGGCCAGTGCGAACGCGTGCTGGAAGTGGTCCCGGCCGATCCGGAAGCGCGCGAACCGCTGCGCGAACGCTGGCGCCAGTACAAGGCCGCCGGTTACGACCTGAACAAGCACGACATGTAA
- a CDS encoding leucyl aminopeptidase: MALEFTLNHVAPAAATVDCLVVGAYADHTLTPAAQALDAASGGRLASLAQRGDLSGKTGATTLLHDLPGVTAPRVLVVGLGDAARFGVPQYLKAVGDAVRALKAGATRSALFTLSEVAIKDRDAAWAIRQAVIAADHAAYRYTATLGKKKADDAGLAQLAIAGDDAQALAQGQAIAAGVEFARELGNLPPNYCTPAYLAEVGVKFAGEHDGAEAEILDETQMEALGMGSLLAVARGSANRPRLVVLKWTGGGDAKPYVLVGKGITFDTGGVNLKTQGGIEEMKYDMCGGANVIGTFVAAVKAKLPLNLVVVVPAVENAIDGNAYRPSDVITSMSGKTIEVGNTDAEGRLILCDALTYAQRFEPAALVDVATLTGACMVALGHQTAGLMTKHDDLANELLAAGEHVFDRAWRLPLWDEYQPMLDSTFADVYNIGGRWAGAITAGCFLSRFAEGQRWAHLDIAGVASDEGKRGMATGRPVGLLSQWLLDQAARA, from the coding sequence ATGGCCCTCGAATTCACCCTGAACCACGTTGCTCCGGCCGCCGCCACCGTCGATTGCCTGGTGGTCGGCGCCTACGCCGACCATACCCTGACCCCGGCCGCACAGGCCCTGGACGCTGCCAGCGGCGGCCGCCTGGCCTCGCTGGCCCAGCGCGGCGACCTGTCCGGCAAGACCGGCGCCACCACCCTGCTGCACGACCTGCCGGGCGTGACCGCCCCGCGCGTGCTGGTGGTCGGCCTGGGCGATGCCGCCCGCTTCGGCGTGCCGCAGTACCTGAAGGCCGTTGGCGACGCCGTGCGCGCGCTGAAGGCCGGCGCTACCCGCAGCGCACTGTTCACCCTGTCCGAAGTGGCCATCAAGGACCGCGACGCGGCCTGGGCGATCCGCCAGGCAGTGATCGCCGCCGATCACGCCGCCTACCGCTACACCGCCACGCTGGGCAAGAAGAAGGCCGACGACGCCGGCCTGGCCCAGCTGGCCATTGCCGGTGACGACGCCCAGGCCCTGGCCCAAGGCCAGGCCATCGCCGCCGGTGTCGAGTTCGCCCGCGAACTGGGCAACCTGCCACCGAACTACTGCACCCCGGCCTACCTGGCCGAAGTGGGCGTGAAGTTTGCCGGCGAGCACGACGGTGCCGAGGCCGAGATCCTGGATGAGACCCAGATGGAAGCGCTGGGCATGGGCTCGCTGCTGGCCGTGGCCCGCGGGTCGGCCAACCGTCCGCGTCTGGTCGTGCTGAAGTGGACCGGTGGCGGCGACGCCAAGCCCTATGTGCTGGTCGGCAAGGGCATCACCTTCGATACCGGTGGCGTCAACCTGAAGACCCAAGGCGGCATCGAGGAGATGAAGTACGACATGTGCGGTGGCGCCAACGTCATCGGCACCTTCGTCGCGGCCGTGAAGGCCAAGCTGCCGCTGAACCTCGTCGTGGTGGTGCCGGCCGTTGAAAACGCGATCGATGGCAACGCCTACCGTCCATCTGACGTGATCACCTCGATGTCGGGCAAGACCATCGAAGTGGGCAACACCGACGCCGAAGGCCGCCTGATCCTGTGCGACGCGCTGACCTACGCACAGCGCTTCGAGCCGGCCGCGCTGGTCGACGTCGCCACCCTGACCGGTGCCTGCATGGTCGCCCTCGGCCACCAGACCGCCGGCCTGATGACCAAGCACGACGACCTGGCCAACGAGCTGCTGGCTGCCGGCGAGCACGTGTTCGACCGCGCCTGGCGCCTGCCGCTGTGGGACGAGTACCAGCCGATGCTGGATTCGACCTTCGCCGACGTCTACAACATCGGCGGCCGCTGGGCCGGTGCGATCACCGCTGGCTGCTTCCTGTCGCGCTTCGCCGAAGGCCAACGCTGGGCGCACCTGGACATCGCCGGCGTGGCCAGCGATGAAGGCAAGCGTGGCATGGCCACCGGCCGCCCGGTCGGCCTGCTGAGCCAGTGGCTGCTGGACCAGGCCGCCCGCGCCTGA
- the lptF gene encoding LPS export ABC transporter permease LptF, translating into MLKLDRYLLGDFVQSFLATLIVLLVVSVGGVLVDILGNIADGRLPAKLLFSQLGLQFIAYLPLILPLALMLGLLLAVARLYRDSEMAVITAIGVGPKRLLRPLLMLVVPVVLLVGACSLWLGPWAGRVAEQMIVEANRSVLMAGLEPGRFTQLPNGGVVYLSSISPDGTQLGKVFLQRQKDDRLEVVSANGGRMFFEGTRQRFLELDDGHQVEGPVAGALDYRLATFARNDVALPDGAQTRTEDDPELMPTLKLIGDERPQAQAQLHRRLAPPLIALAFALLTVPLGRSSPRQQRYGRMMLALMAYMVGTNLMFIGSGWIANGKIPPALGLWWLTLPLLALAIWMYARDGRLGRPKGARA; encoded by the coding sequence ATGCTGAAGCTCGACCGATACCTGCTGGGCGATTTCGTCCAGAGTTTCCTGGCTACCCTGATCGTCCTGCTGGTCGTCAGCGTAGGCGGCGTGCTGGTGGACATCCTCGGCAACATCGCCGACGGGCGTCTGCCGGCCAAGCTGCTGTTCTCCCAGCTGGGCCTGCAGTTCATCGCCTACCTGCCGCTGATCCTGCCGCTGGCGCTGATGCTTGGCCTGCTGCTGGCGGTCGCCCGCCTGTACCGGGACTCGGAGATGGCGGTCATCACCGCCATTGGCGTGGGCCCCAAGCGCCTGCTGCGGCCGCTGCTGATGCTGGTGGTGCCGGTGGTGCTGCTGGTCGGCGCCTGCTCGCTGTGGCTGGGCCCGTGGGCCGGCCGGGTGGCCGAGCAGATGATCGTCGAGGCCAACCGCAGCGTGCTGATGGCCGGCCTGGAGCCGGGCCGCTTCACCCAGCTGCCCAATGGCGGCGTGGTCTACCTGTCCTCGATCTCGCCCGATGGCACCCAGCTGGGCAAGGTGTTCCTGCAGCGGCAGAAGGATGACCGGCTGGAGGTGGTGTCGGCCAACGGCGGCCGCATGTTCTTCGAGGGCACCCGCCAGCGCTTCCTGGAGCTGGATGACGGCCACCAGGTGGAAGGTCCGGTGGCCGGTGCGCTGGACTACCGGTTGGCGACCTTCGCCCGCAACGACGTGGCCCTGCCTGATGGCGCGCAGACCCGCACCGAGGATGACCCGGAACTGATGCCGACGCTGAAGCTTATCGGTGACGAGCGCCCGCAGGCGCAGGCACAGCTGCACCGTCGCCTGGCACCACCGCTGATCGCGCTGGCGTTCGCCCTGCTGACCGTGCCGCTGGGCCGCAGCTCGCCGCGCCAGCAGCGCTACGGCCGGATGATGCTGGCCCTGATGGCCTATATGGTCGGTACCAACCTGATGTTCATCGGCAGTGGCTGGATTGCCAACGGCAAGATTCCGCCCGCGCTGGGCCTGTGGTGGCTGACTCTGCCGCTGCTGGCGCTGGCGATCTGGATGTATGCCCGTGATGGCCGCCTGGGCCGCCCGAAGGGAGCCCGCGCATGA
- the lptG gene encoding LPS export ABC transporter permease LptG gives MRLRPMRFDLYLGQSVFTTVLLTWAVLVGLDVVMAFSGEFKDIGKNGYTLGHAAAWVLYTVPRRAYTMFPTAAVIGALMGLGQLAATSELTALRALGLSRKRLSVSVAIALSLLTAVMVLSAETLGPWGQDRADALKSSAKWGRDISSSRYSGLWAREGDTFLSAVAGEEQLVGDKGTRLILRDVRLYRIAEDGRIASLTHADTVEHDKDGWILTGVRRDTFGERSVTRQEVAREPWNSKLDPAALATGIAKPRNLSLAELSTSIAYRERNGLDARDFEDVYWSRWFYPVNVLALCLAAVPFAFGSLRSGGMGKRLFLGILFALGFWLLQLFFGRMAGALKFDFRIAYALPPIVMLAVSGLLFRRKSG, from the coding sequence ATGAGGCTGCGCCCGATGCGTTTCGATCTGTACCTGGGCCAGTCGGTGTTCACCACCGTACTGCTTACCTGGGCGGTGCTGGTCGGCCTGGACGTGGTGATGGCGTTCTCCGGCGAGTTCAAGGACATCGGCAAGAACGGCTACACCCTGGGCCATGCCGCCGCATGGGTGCTGTACACGGTGCCCCGCCGCGCCTACACGATGTTCCCCACCGCAGCGGTGATCGGGGCACTGATGGGCCTGGGCCAGCTGGCGGCGACCTCGGAGCTGACCGCGCTGCGTGCGCTGGGCCTGTCGCGGAAGCGCCTGAGCGTATCGGTGGCCATCGCGCTGTCGTTGCTGACCGCAGTGATGGTGCTCAGCGCCGAGACATTGGGCCCCTGGGGCCAGGACCGCGCCGATGCGCTGAAGTCCAGCGCCAAATGGGGGCGGGACATTTCCAGCAGCCGCTACTCGGGCCTGTGGGCGCGCGAAGGCGATACCTTCCTCAGTGCCGTCGCAGGCGAAGAGCAGCTGGTGGGCGACAAGGGCACGCGGCTGATCCTGCGCGACGTGCGCCTGTACCGCATTGCCGAGGACGGCCGGATCGCCTCGTTGACCCATGCCGACACCGTCGAGCATGACAAGGACGGCTGGATACTGACCGGGGTGCGCCGCGACACCTTCGGCGAGCGCTCGGTGACCCGCCAGGAAGTGGCGCGTGAGCCCTGGAATTCGAAGCTGGACCCGGCGGCGCTGGCTACCGGCATCGCCAAGCCACGCAATCTCAGCCTGGCGGAACTGAGCACCAGCATCGCCTATCGCGAGCGCAACGGCCTGGATGCGCGCGATTTCGAGGACGTGTACTGGAGCCGCTGGTTCTACCCGGTGAACGTGCTGGCGCTGTGCCTGGCGGCGGTGCCGTTCGCGTTCGGCTCGCTGCGTAGTGGTGGCATGGGCAAGCGCCTGTTCCTCGGTATCCTGTTCGCGCTGGGCTTCTGGCTGCTGCAGCTGTTCTTCGGCCGCATGGCCGGCGCGTTGAAGTTCGATTTCCGCATTGCCTATGCGTTGCCGCCGATCGTGATGCTGGCGGTATCGGGATTGCTGTTCCGGCGGAAATCGGGCTGA
- a CDS encoding RDD family protein, which translates to MSRPVIDTVPAAATELPRPRALLLWRALAMVYDALPVLALWMLAGTLFTLAYTFSGHAQRENIAPFSAWQWLLWAVCWLITGGYATASWRRGGQTLGMRPWRLKLESSDGAPLRRTQLWLRFAVGTLSLLLGGLGFWWAWIDRQRLTWHDRASGTHLMRIPKR; encoded by the coding sequence ATGTCCCGTCCCGTCATTGATACGGTCCCTGCGGCCGCTACCGAGCTGCCCCGCCCACGCGCTTTGCTGCTGTGGCGTGCGCTGGCGATGGTCTACGACGCGCTGCCGGTGCTGGCGCTGTGGATGCTGGCCGGCACCCTGTTCACCCTGGCCTACACCTTCAGCGGCCACGCCCAGCGCGAGAACATTGCACCGTTCAGCGCCTGGCAGTGGCTGCTGTGGGCAGTGTGCTGGCTGATCACGGGGGGGTATGCCACGGCCAGCTGGCGCCGCGGCGGACAGACACTGGGCATGCGGCCGTGGCGGTTGAAGCTGGAATCGAGCGATGGCGCGCCCTTGCGACGCACGCAGCTTTGGCTGCGTTTCGCCGTGGGCACGTTGTCACTGCTGCTGGGCGGCCTGGGATTCTGGTGGGCGTGGATCGACCGCCAGCGACTGACCTGGCACGACCGCGCCAGCGGCACCCACCTGATGCGGATACCGAAGCGCTGA
- the xerD gene encoding site-specific tyrosine recombinase XerD, with the protein MASVSTPAERRQLVQQLPELRADDSVRIQRFLDAIWAENGLARATLDSYRRDLEGLARWMDGRDGGLAGIERPGLFDYLAWRTRHGWSPRSNARLLSALRAFFADGVRRGDRSEDPSALLDPPKLPRLLPKALAESQIDALLAAPDVDSPLGLRDRAMLELMYAAGLRVSELVLLPATAVNLRQGVLRVTGKGSKERLVPLGEESQHWLERYLQQSRPQLVGKGRVQALADGQTPLFVEATLHALTRQAFWHLVKRYAQIAGIDPVRISPHGLRHSFATHLLNRGADLRALQMLLGHSSLSTTQIYTLVAREHLQKLHARHHPRG; encoded by the coding sequence ATGGCTTCTGTTTCCACCCCCGCCGAACGCCGCCAGCTGGTGCAGCAACTGCCGGAACTGCGCGCCGATGACAGCGTGCGCATCCAGCGTTTCCTCGATGCGATCTGGGCCGAGAACGGCCTGGCCCGCGCCACCCTCGACAGCTACCGGCGCGACCTGGAAGGGTTGGCACGCTGGATGGACGGGCGCGACGGTGGCCTGGCCGGCATCGAGCGTCCCGGCCTGTTCGACTACCTGGCCTGGCGCACCCGGCATGGCTGGTCGCCGCGAAGCAATGCCCGCCTGTTGTCGGCGTTGCGCGCGTTCTTTGCCGATGGCGTGCGCCGGGGCGACCGCAGCGAAGACCCCAGCGCGCTGCTGGACCCACCCAAGCTGCCTCGGCTGCTGCCCAAGGCACTGGCCGAGAGCCAGATCGACGCGCTCCTGGCAGCACCCGATGTCGACAGCCCGCTGGGCCTGCGCGATCGCGCCATGCTGGAGCTGATGTATGCCGCCGGCCTGCGCGTGAGCGAACTGGTGCTGCTGCCGGCCACTGCGGTCAACCTGCGCCAGGGCGTGCTGCGGGTCACCGGCAAGGGCAGCAAGGAGCGGCTGGTGCCGCTGGGCGAGGAATCCCAGCATTGGCTGGAGCGTTACCTGCAGCAGTCCCGGCCGCAGCTGGTCGGCAAGGGCAGGGTACAGGCCTTGGCGGATGGGCAGACCCCGCTGTTTGTCGAAGCGACGTTGCATGCGCTGACCCGGCAGGCGTTCTGGCACCTGGTCAAGCGCTACGCGCAGATTGCCGGTATCGACCCGGTGCGGATCAGCCCGCATGGCCTGCGCCACAGCTTCGCCACCCACCTGCTCAATCGTGGCGCCGATCTGCGTGCGCTGCAGATGCTGCTTGGCCACAGCTCGTTGTCGACCACCCAGATCTACACCCTGGTGGCGCGCGAGCACCTGCAGAAACTGCACGCCCGGCATCATCCGCGTGGATGA
- a CDS encoding DsbC family protein, with amino-acid sequence MLRFAIAAVFGALSLTACAQPAPPAAKAPATTAAKASPAANASADQAVRAALTALNPGFQVDYIGAAPFPGFREVVVSGQLLYVSDDGRYLFQSQPYDTRAKGPANSEGLLGYRRDLLAKANHGDRIVFAAPNAKYTISVFTDIECGYCRKLHQDIAELNRNGISVEYLAFPRMGLGSKDYTDMISVWCAADRRQALTNAKRGGSVPAKNCTNPVAMQYALGQQLGVNGTPAIFAPDGTQLGGYLPPAQLRAALEKLSAKR; translated from the coding sequence ATGCTCCGATTTGCCATCGCCGCCGTGTTCGGCGCGCTCAGCCTGACGGCCTGTGCCCAGCCCGCGCCGCCGGCCGCCAAGGCCCCTGCTACCACTGCGGCCAAGGCCAGCCCGGCCGCCAACGCGTCGGCCGACCAGGCCGTGCGTGCCGCGCTGACCGCGCTCAATCCCGGTTTCCAGGTGGATTACATCGGCGCTGCGCCGTTCCCCGGCTTCCGCGAGGTCGTCGTGTCCGGCCAGTTGCTGTACGTGTCCGATGATGGCCGCTACCTGTTCCAGTCGCAGCCGTATGACACCCGCGCCAAGGGCCCGGCCAACAGCGAAGGCCTGCTCGGCTACCGCCGCGATCTGCTGGCCAAGGCCAACCATGGCGACCGCATCGTGTTTGCTGCCCCGAACGCCAAGTACACCATCAGCGTGTTCACCGACATCGAATGCGGTTACTGCCGCAAGCTGCACCAGGACATCGCCGAGCTCAACCGCAACGGCATCTCCGTCGAGTACCTGGCGTTCCCGCGCATGGGCCTGGGCAGCAAGGACTACACCGACATGATCTCGGTCTGGTGTGCGGCTGATCGTCGCCAGGCACTGACCAACGCCAAGCGCGGTGGCAGCGTGCCGGCCAAGAACTGCACCAACCCGGTAGCGATGCAGTACGCACTGGGCCAGCAGCTGGGCGTGAACGGCACGCCGGCGATCTTCGCCCCCGACGGCACCCAGCTGGGGGGCTACCTGCCGCCGGCACAGCTGCGTGCGGCGCTGGAAAAGCTGTCGGCCAAGCGCTGA